CATATCTGTAGCAGCATAGCAATAGAATTGGTTAACGAGAACAAAAACAACTTTTTTATACTTTGATGGCTGCTAATATAAGCAGATTTAGTAATATTATGCCAATATTACTTCAGATGTCAGATGCTTTAGTTTAAACTTCATTTGTGTTATTCTAGTGTATTTTGCACGCTTCAAATTTCCATATTAAAGAATGATCTACAAACACATACTAGTAAAGAGGATAAGTGGCATGTTTCTAGATGAGATTTAGTTACACTTGCATACCCATTAATCTGGTTGCAGTAGTTGGATATCTGATTTGTTATGAGATAGCTATCCAAACGGGATGGCTCTGGTATTGGTTTGAAAATGGGATTTGATGGATCTTCCTCAGGCAGTGGTTCCTCCCCAGCCGCTTTCCGTGCCATGTTCTCCACCCTATCACATAATATATAGACACAAACtttaaatatattatctaaataaAAAACAACAAATGCACAAGATCCAAGTTAAGATTGTTGCATCAAATGAGCTTAATAAAACCACACAGAGGTTGAACATCACAGACACGCTTTCGGCTGCATAAACTTGGCTTTAATGTCATAGCAATTGGTATCCGACGAACTGAACAAATTGCAAATAGTCATAAATAATCTGGATAGAAGCCCCGATACCTGGACCTTAATAAATCCAAATAATATTACTTATAATCAAAGCATCAAAACAAAATTGGCATACATATGGAAGGACAGTCAACCAACTCCTTTGTTCCGGGAAGAGTTTGAGGAGAACAAACAAGGACACTATCATTTCTTGTATTAATGTTAAGTTCTGACTTCCGAGTATAATACCATACATGAATGTTGATAGAGAAACTAATTCATACTCTGTAGAAGCACCTTGAAAGGATTTGTTTTGAattcattaaatcaaaattacAAAAATGTCAGACAGAAAAAGAAAGGATCAAACAAATTTGTACATGACACATCCGGAAAATAGAAAAAGGACAAGCTAGCTCAACACAGGAAATAAGATGGTCCAATGTCTAAATACAAAGAAAGTGATATGATCCCGTAAATTGGTTATGTACATTTTACCTTCTTTTTTGAAGCCACGCTTGCTGTTGAGCTTGCTGTCTTGACAGATTTCGGTAATAGTACTGGaactgaaaacaaaaaagaacaaaTTGGGCATGTGATCTCATTTGCTAGAACAAAGAAAGGTAAATCATTCGGAAGGCACATCAAACCTTATTCTGTTCCGCAGAAAGATCTTCCATGCAATCAATCAAAAATTCTAGGTTTCTTTCCACGTATGGAGCAGTGGATAACTTCAGTCGATCATAATCACACTGTCACAAAATCTCCATGCGTTCAAGACTTACAAGCATGAAAAGCAACACTAGAAACTCACAGAACGATTCAGTAGAGCATTCACTACAATGGAGGAGCTATCAGACCTGTGCAACAGGGGATTCAGGCTCCAATTCAGTCATGAATGCACTTGCAAGTGCAGAATTAGAAACTTTAATCTGTCCAATCAACAAACAAAAGTAACAAGtataagaggaaaaaaaaaagtatagaacACATGTTAAAAAGATGGTATCTATGATCTTCTACGACATACGACATATAACTAATAAAAAGATGAGCAAGCAAGTGATTCAAATTTGCAAATAAAAAAACATTGAATGGTAGCTTCAAGTGACAGCTTGAGAAAATCAACTCACAGGTATCTCCTCAAAGATATCTACCCATGAAAGCTTCTTTTCTCTCAGCCTAAAAATGAAGCAATCACATGCATAGTACAGAGAAAATTAACTATCAACAACTTGATTAACTTAGATCACAAAGGAAAACATACTTCTCCCCGGTAAAATTATTGTTGCGGTAAAGATCCATAAACGAATCTGCAAGTTTCAAGGCCTTGAGAGCTAAAGCACCTTGAGAAGACCTTGATGGATCATATATGATACACACACATCTTCGAATATTTTCCTGTGTGAATAAAAATGTTATATAACAATAACCTGAGATCAAAAATTTTCATCAAGAATAACAGTGATTCATCTAATAGTAACTAAAGCAACATAAAGAACAAATATGACAAACCAAATATATCACCAACCATTAGGATGAGAAAAATAAGCAGTTGAAATGGTGCTAAATGTCATTATGCAATTCACCAAACTTATTAATTAGAAACAAACTGATTGATCTTCATGACTGATGTCTCTAAGTTAATCTTGTATTGACTAAGTTGCACTTATGGGTTGGTTCATATTAGTTTGATCTTGACGTTACTCTGCTTTTAAAACTTAAAGATGTTCTCCATCATTTAACTTTATCTGTTATCTCAAAAGAGTATTAACGGCTAAGAGAACATAACTTATATTAGATGTAGAGTCAGCTGCCAGTTTATGGAAGCATGCTCTTTGAGTTTGAGAAAGTTCTGTTCATATCATCCCATGTCAACATACCAAGGCACATGGGTCTGTTCAGTGCTTTAACATACTTTTGACAGGTGCCAAGAATCTCGTGTTTGAAACGTGCCAACATATTACAAACACCAAGCATGCTGGTGAAGCTTATATGTTGCCACCCATCTGCATTTAAAACAGTTGGTATATCTCTTAGACACCCTTGGCTTATCTAAAAGTCTTCATGCCACTGACCCATTGCACCCCAATCACAAGGCAACATCACTGCACTATCAGTATCTGATCCTACAAACTATCATAATTATTCAACCTACTATTGCAGTTCTGGACTTAAGCAACATGGTAAGACCTGAAATCCTCAAAGATATCTAAATTTCATTTAATATAGGACAAAATAATGTGTTTTTACCGGTTTAAGAAAAAGTAACACAAGAAAGAAGACATAAAAAATGAACTATTTAATATTTACATGAaaaaatcgaaaaataaattgCTGTCTCCAGCTGTTTGATGATCAGAAAGTACGCAAAATTATGTCCCTCATTCATTACGTTTAGCTATTCATCCTACAATCGTATGAAATTCATCATGGAAATTAGGGTAACTTTGTAAACTCAAAGCAGTATGATACCATTAGTATCCTAAACATACCATGGGAATGTATGACAAGGATCTTCACATTACCTGGTAATTCATGAACGTTTCAATCAGCTCCACAGTCTGGAAAGATCCCAGTAAAGTCGACTGGTACCTGAAGATAGAAGGCAGTTAGCTGGTAGAGGAAAAGCTTGGAGATCCTAAATGTTAGGACTTTGGTATAAACAGATTCTCTGCCAATGAGATAAAATACCTAGTTTATTCCCAAAAGAAATGTAGCCaatgaataaataaaaagacaataattaaaagatatttttttccAACTTTCACCACAAACTTTGAACACATTAACAAAGTTCAGCAGGCTAAGCTTTTTCCTACTTTCCAAGGTTTTTAAACAGTTAAAAACTCAATAATTCACAACCATATTCCCATCAATATGGAGACTGTTCCAGGTTGATTCAAATTTAAAAAGGTTGCAAGTAAGACTGAAGCCTAAACCTAGGGCAAATCTAGCAATAGAAGGCTTCCAGAATGCATAAATGGACAGCTAAAGGTTAGCAAAATGTTTCCACAGATAAGCAACATCTAGCAAACGAAATAACTCACAAAAGTCATATTTTTTATAGAATGATTAAATTGAAGACCAAAACAAGTAAAAGGATAACCTCGAAATGAATCATCACTGTCATCCATAATGATGTTGAATTCTACTAAAAAAGAAACATTAATAACATACCATCCCACAGTGTTATTGTCCACATTAACCTCTCTTAGACATCTCATCATTTCCAGCTGATAGTTGGCCCCATCTGCTTCAACTTCCTCATCTTCTTCCCTTGTCTTAGACATGGTAGtgaagaaaaatgagagaaaGCATAACATCCGTGGACATTGCTAAATGGTTGCAACTTATTTGGTCTAAGATTTGACATCATTTCATACCGGGAAAGGAAAACAATTGGTCACTTCAAGAACACTACCAACATCTAGACCAAGAAGTTGACCTGTGACAAGAGCTGGCGAGAATTCATTGCAATGTTTAATTATCTTCAGAACGGCCTGCACAGAATCAACCAGAGAATATATATTCTGTCAGAGACTTCTTTTATAATAGAACTAAGTAGCACATGCAAGCAAgaactttcataattatatcttAATCAAAATATAAGAGCAATTGGTAAGAATTCCAAGTCCCCGGAAGAATCAATCATGGCCTATTTGTTTTCTTGACCATTTATTTGGATTTAAAGTATAGCACAAAGGCGGAAGCTCCCATTCGCACTACATGATGTGCATAGCACAAGTAACAAattatattacaaaaaaaaaaagtctatgaCAATATTTTGATAGGGTAATTTTAGAACAAGTTTGACTGTGCAATAGGTTAATAACAGATGACCCTTTACTTTTGAAAAAAATGATTCTGCTCGGTAGAAAGCTAAATCTGATCCTTCTAACTATAAATTGCATACGAGTACCAGTGTTTGAATGCATGTGAGTGTCGattatgtttttcttcttttacatgTTGAACCATACAGCATGATCCATACAAGACTCATATAATACTTTCAGTATACTATGCATGTTTGGTCTCTAATGGCCCCCAATATGTTTTAACACACTCTTTGGACGCTACAGGAAACATGTAGACTCATATATGGAAGGCTTCATCGATTTTTCACCCAGAATAAGCTTACAACTTTTACCACCACCGCTCACCCACCATTCCCAAGGAGAAAACGAAACAGATTTCTCCTGGCTCCAGTTTCCTAGCAAACCCACCTCAACATCTTCGATACCATAAGAATCAAACTGTCTGAATTGACATCATAGTTAGGCAAATCTTCAGTATAGTAAATTTAAGATACCAGAGCAACAACTGATCCATAGCTTTTTCAAAAGACGTACATGGCTGAGTTGAAAAAATACAAGTTCCCAAACAAAAGCAAAAATCTAGCAAATCATACGAAACATAACCTAGTGCAATGGAATTTCGAGAAGGTCCATATGACGAATTCTAATTTTTTGCGCAAAACTCCCTCAAATTGAAGACTACAAAACAACGAACTTGATGAGGAAAAAATATAAAAGCATTTTCTCACGTCAGCTACTACATCCTAATTCTTTTTTATCAACTTGTCCTCGGAAATTGAATCGTAACCTTAAGTTCGCCAAAACAAAATGGACGgagtattaaaaagaaaaaaaagggaaggaaaatgacataaaatgaTTCAAGATTTACCAGCCCTTCCATCTGAACAACTCGCAGAGGCGGCGTAACCTCCTCGGAGGACACAGCTTGAAGAAAAGAACGCACCATGGCTGCCAAAAACCAAAACCAAAACCCAACCTCAGGAGAAACTACGAGTAGCCAAACAAAACCGATCTATCGGTCGAAGAGATTAAGATCGAGACAGAGAACCATCGAAGGAATTGATTCGACAAAGGATGGGGATTCACTCACGATTCGCCATCGGAGACGAAACGGTGGGTTTAGGGCACGGCGCGAGGAACAGAGAAGCCGAGAGGCGTCCTTTATGCGCCGCTTCCTGCGGAGAAGAGGGGTGTTGCGACGACGAGGGTTACTTGGCTTTAAGATTGATTCCGAAGTAGGATTACTAAACCTGCGTCGCTGCAAACGGGTACAATCGCAAACACGATCCGACAACGGACATAACAACCCAAATTTTAAAGACAaagtacgttaggattggcaataaTTTCATAGTTCTAATACGATTCAAATTATTTGAAGAACTGTGAATTCAAAtgggaaaatatttttttgtgaaTCAGAAAATGCTTGTTCTATAAATATTTGTATCTCAAGGTTGGTAAGCGAGAGAGTTCAAAATATTTTGGATGCTTTCATGTTTTCTTTTAATATATCTATAAAGAGTATGAAACCTTGTTttagatatataaaaaatatatatattataaaaaataatatttttttcataattaattattttttactacTACAAAATATACTATGCAAATATATACCATGAAGATGCAAGGTATCAATCACCGTATCTATCGCATACTAAGCGTGCGTTCTACTATATGAGCTACACCACCGTTTAGAGCAATGCCTCGACTTTTCATATATCTTTAATGAAAATAGATAACATAATGCTGCTAATGTTGACAAAGATGTCAATCACCAAATATACTAACTGACATATATCTTTAATGAAAATAGATAACATAATGCTGCTAATGTTGACAAAGATGTCAATCACCAAATATACTAACTGAcatattcatgaaataaaaatatatatgcaaCGTGACGTTAATGAATTAGAAGTTGCAGTCATTTCTTATCATTCTACTGATGACGTTTATTGAAACAGCGAATAAATACAGTACTGTGACAACCAGCAATAGAAAATTTACCTAGATTTTCTGTTATAAGTTACATGAGAACAATGACAAGTCAACGATAGATGTTCCCGATTAACCCCAAATCCAATATAAGCAGTTAGATTTGGAAGTCAGTTCTACAACATCAGAAACTAGCTGGCTGATATGGTGGTCATTGGTCAAGCAAGTAAAAGACCAATTTTGCAAAAATATTGCAGTTGCAACAAATCATGAGAATTAAAGAGGGCATTTTTTGGACTGACTGACTAGCAGTTCAGCAGCATACAAGCATTCACATATCATATTCATTACAGTTTGATGTCATGGTCAGCTACTGCTGTCGTAAAGTGGCAATTTTGTCTACATGGCATAGTCGGATATGCAATCCATGTTTAGACAATATTCACAAATGTTGGGTAGATATGTGGTCGCAAAAGCAACACAGAATCACCAAGATGCTCCGAATAATTAGCTAGTGCCaacaaatcaaaataaaaaatttcaatcGGAGCGCGCGCCTCCCATGAAAGTCCTTGGATCAGGGCAGGTCCCAGTGAATTGAGCCTGAGAGAAGTCGAAACCTGGATTCTGCAAATTGACGACGAAAATGAAGATATTAGAGCTTGGTGCGACTTTACTGGTCTCGGAAGGACCAAAAATTGTATTATAATATGTGCAGAGAAGATTTGAGGGGAAAATTTGCTGGAAAAATTTATGAGTAGTTAATATAATTATCACTTAATGACTAGGAGAGACCTCTACAGAGTGTAGAAATCACTAGGCCACAGAAATACAAGTTTAAGCTTCAATCTGCTAGCAAAACTTGGTTAACCTACCACATGAATGGATGACAGGTGTTTTGCTAATACCTCTAAAGCTTCTCTTTGTATTATTAAACTTGTATTTGATATATTTGGCCTTAGTTCTATTTAATAATGAAACGCCTGCCATCTATATTTTTACACATAACTCTAGTATGAAGTTACCACAAATTGCCTCCTGTTATATAAAGCAATG
The window above is part of the Musa acuminata AAA Group cultivar baxijiao chromosome BXJ2-6, Cavendish_Baxijiao_AAA, whole genome shotgun sequence genome. Proteins encoded here:
- the LOC135615505 gene encoding eukaryotic translation initiation factor 3 subunit H-like, yielding MANPMVRSFLQAVSSEEVTPPLRVVQMEGLAVLKIIKHCNEFSPALVTGQLLGLDVGSVLEVTNCFPFPTREEDEEVEADGANYQLEMMRCLREVNVDNNTVGWYQSTLLGSFQTVELIETFMNYQENIRRCVCIIYDPSRSSQGALALKALKLADSFMDLYRNNNFTGEKLREKKLSWVDIFEEIPIKVSNSALASAFMTELEPESPVAQCDYDRLKLSTAPYVERNLEFLIDCMEDLSAEQNKFQYYYRNLSRQQAQQQAWLQKRRVENMARKAAGEEPLPEEDPSNPIFKPIPEPSRLDSYLITNQISNYCNQINGVAGQNFNRLYMMKALQEN